A genomic stretch from Dissulfuribacter thermophilus includes:
- a CDS encoding hybrid sensor histidine kinase/response regulator — MLDSKNFFRDIINIVSSYCMVCDLEKRILFANKALRDARGLDVEGQKCFEVLYGRDRQCPWCHMDRAFAGETNQVEAYNELEKKWYSIKTSPIDLGEGQIGCLCILTDITSQKEVEETVEKCAKFLESIVQHAPMIILGIEDGKIQLFNEQCEKVSGYKRDEVLGKDFIELFIPEEEQARIQDHCKIVKEGNFAPGVEFSLKTKEGRLRQIIWNCIQVEGLQGKTLVLCMGIDVTDMRRLEQQLFQAQKMEAVGRMVGGLAHDINNFLTAVRSGAELALIDLSDQENTRKNLKRILAAVERTGALTKQLLTFSRNEMVRLEPVNLNKVVLGLEDMLKKLLGEDVYLKTFLNPDIGLIYADKGQVEQILVNLAINARDAMPNGGVLQIETGKTIIENETVSAKLGIEPGEYVIMIVSDTGEGIDPRIIPYVFDSFFTTKPKGKGTGLGLSMVYSIVKQSGGHIRLYSDQGKGTTFKIYWPTIPMDEGISDVNDLKNDKEVACSRGETVLVVEDDSFVLDTVSGLLERLGYKVLRARNAQEATEIANMHVGDIDLLFTDIVLPGTNGKDLYENIRKNIPDIKVLFTSGYTENVISRHGVLEKRVNFIHKPFDFRSLAKKIREVLDET, encoded by the coding sequence TTGCTAGATAGTAAAAATTTTTTTCGTGATATTATAAACATAGTAAGTTCTTATTGCATGGTGTGCGATCTTGAAAAGAGAATCCTATTTGCAAATAAGGCATTAAGGGATGCAAGGGGCCTCGATGTGGAGGGTCAGAAATGTTTTGAGGTCCTCTATGGTAGAGATAGACAGTGTCCCTGGTGTCATATGGACAGGGCATTTGCTGGCGAGACCAATCAGGTCGAGGCCTATAATGAGCTGGAGAAAAAGTGGTATTCAATCAAAACATCTCCCATTGACTTAGGGGAAGGCCAAATAGGGTGTTTGTGTATCCTCACAGATATTACAAGCCAAAAAGAAGTCGAAGAGACAGTTGAAAAATGTGCAAAGTTTCTTGAATCAATAGTCCAGCACGCTCCAATGATAATTCTCGGAATTGAAGACGGAAAAATTCAGCTATTCAATGAGCAATGTGAAAAGGTTTCTGGGTATAAAAGAGATGAAGTATTGGGGAAAGATTTTATCGAACTATTTATACCCGAAGAAGAACAAGCTAGGATCCAAGATCATTGTAAGATCGTAAAAGAGGGTAACTTTGCTCCAGGGGTAGAATTTTCTCTCAAGACCAAAGAGGGCCGTTTGAGGCAAATAATTTGGAATTGCATACAGGTGGAGGGACTTCAGGGAAAGACTCTTGTCTTGTGTATGGGAATTGACGTCACTGATATGAGGAGGCTTGAACAACAACTTTTCCAGGCCCAAAAAATGGAGGCAGTTGGACGTATGGTGGGGGGCCTTGCTCATGATATAAACAATTTCCTTACGGCAGTGAGAAGTGGAGCTGAACTCGCCCTAATTGATTTGTCAGATCAAGAAAATACAAGAAAAAATTTGAAGAGAATCTTGGCTGCCGTAGAAAGGACGGGTGCGCTGACTAAGCAGTTACTGACTTTTAGTAGAAATGAGATGGTTCGTTTGGAGCCAGTAAATCTCAATAAGGTGGTTTTAGGCCTGGAGGACATGCTGAAAAAGCTTCTAGGAGAAGATGTCTATCTCAAGACGTTTTTGAATCCTGATATTGGATTAATTTATGCAGACAAGGGCCAAGTTGAACAAATTTTAGTGAATTTGGCAATAAATGCCCGTGATGCAATGCCAAACGGTGGAGTCCTACAGATAGAGACTGGAAAGACCATTATAGAAAATGAAACAGTCTCAGCAAAGCTTGGTATTGAGCCAGGAGAATACGTTATAATGATAGTCTCTGATACTGGGGAGGGGATTGATCCAAGGATAATTCCATACGTATTTGATTCTTTCTTTACCACCAAACCCAAGGGAAAAGGGACAGGACTAGGACTGTCTATGGTCTATTCCATTGTAAAACAAAGTGGAGGCCATATAAGGCTGTACAGTGACCAGGGAAAGGGTACTACATTTAAAATTTATTGGCCTACAATACCAATGGATGAAGGTATTTCAGATGTCAATGACTTGAAAAATGACAAGGAAGTTGCCTGCTCCAGAGGAGAGACAGTGCTAGTAGTAGAAGATGACTCCTTTGTGCTCGATACGGTGTCAGGCCTACTTGAGCGCCTTGGTTATAAAGTGTTAAGGGCAAGGAATGCTCAGGAAGCCACTGAAATAGCAAACATGCATGTAGGAGATATAGATCTTTTATTTACAGATATAGTACTGCCAGGGACAAATGGAAAGGATTTGTATGAAAATATAAGAAAAAATATCCCTGATATCAAAGTATTATTTACTTCTGGTTATACTGAGAATGTCATTTCACGCCATGGGGTTTTGGAAAAGAGGGTCAATTTCATCCACAAACCATTTGACTTTAGATCATTGGCCAAAAAGATTAGAGAAGTTTTAGATGAAACGTAA
- the dapF gene encoding diaminopimelate epimerase, with protein sequence MNKPISFKKMHGSGNDFILVDNRSMVVPLEKANEVAKILCRRKFGVGADGLILICESEQADFKWYFYNADGSEAEMCGNGGRCAARFAFETGIAGSELSFETLAGIIHASINGKRVKLELPTPEILERELTLDVRDQVITGSFLNTGVPHFVQIVEDVQAVPVYEIGRLIRHHKKFQPQGTNCNFVEIRKENYIVVRTYERGVEDETHACGTGAVASAISCALSMKCVPPITVETWGGEKLKVFFELTQEGVKDVFLEGEAIIVYSGELNGDMIV encoded by the coding sequence ATGAATAAGCCAATTTCTTTTAAAAAGATGCACGGTAGTGGAAATGACTTCATCCTAGTAGACAATCGCTCCATGGTCGTCCCCCTTGAAAAGGCAAATGAGGTTGCAAAGATCCTTTGTAGGAGAAAATTTGGTGTTGGTGCTGACGGCCTAATCCTTATTTGTGAATCAGAGCAAGCGGATTTCAAGTGGTATTTCTATAATGCTGATGGGAGCGAGGCAGAGATGTGTGGCAATGGGGGTAGATGTGCTGCAAGGTTTGCCTTTGAGACGGGAATAGCTGGAAGTGAACTCTCTTTTGAGACTTTAGCGGGAATAATTCACGCAAGCATCAATGGCAAAAGAGTGAAGCTTGAGCTGCCTACTCCAGAAATATTGGAAAGAGAACTGACTCTAGATGTCAGGGATCAGGTTATTACAGGCAGTTTTTTGAATACCGGAGTCCCCCACTTTGTCCAGATTGTTGAAGACGTCCAGGCAGTACCAGTTTATGAAATTGGACGCCTAATTCGTCACCATAAGAAGTTTCAGCCACAGGGTACAAACTGTAATTTTGTTGAGATTAGGAAGGAAAACTACATTGTTGTGCGCACCTACGAAAGGGGCGTGGAGGACGAAACCCATGCCTGCGGTACTGGGGCGGTTGCCAGCGCCATAAGTTGTGCTCTGTCCATGAAATGCGTGCCCCCTATTACAGTGGAGACATGGGGTGGAGAAAAGTTAAAAGTCTTTTTTGAGCTGACACAAGAAGGTGTAAAGGATGTATTTCTTGAGGGAGAGGCCATAATTGTATATTCTGGAGAGTTAAATGGAGATATGATCGTTTAG
- the dapB gene encoding 4-hydroxy-tetrahydrodipicolinate reductase, which yields MIKAIVAGAAGRMGGRIINIINDTEGIELGAAFEHPESQDVGKDAGVVAGIGEIGVRIEDSLEKVIEKGDVIIDFTFHEASLNHVKIAAHNKKPMVLGTTGFSKEELDEIHGLAKENFPLVQAYNMSTGINLLYKLVELTAKVLGEGYDIEIIEAHHRMKKDAPSGTAIKLLDVASKAMGWDTEECARFCREGIIGERPSKQIGVQTIRGGDIVGEHTVLFAGIGERIELTHRASSRDTFAKGAVRAAMWIVGKEPGIYDMHDVLGLK from the coding sequence ATGATTAAGGCGATCGTAGCGGGTGCAGCTGGTCGAATGGGGGGAAGGATAATCAACATAATCAATGACACAGAAGGGATTGAACTGGGGGCCGCCTTTGAACATCCAGAAAGTCAGGATGTAGGCAAGGATGCAGGGGTAGTGGCTGGAATTGGTGAGATTGGAGTGAGGATTGAGGATTCCCTGGAAAAGGTTATAGAAAAAGGAGATGTGATAATAGATTTTACTTTCCATGAGGCATCCTTAAACCACGTCAAGATTGCAGCTCACAATAAAAAGCCAATGGTCTTAGGTACCACTGGTTTTAGCAAGGAAGAACTTGATGAAATTCATGGTCTTGCAAAGGAGAATTTCCCCCTGGTCCAGGCCTATAATATGAGTACAGGCATAAATCTCCTTTATAAACTAGTGGAGCTTACGGCAAAGGTCCTGGGCGAAGGCTATGATATTGAGATAATCGAGGCCCACCACAGGATGAAAAAGGATGCCCCGAGCGGAACCGCAATAAAGCTCCTGGATGTTGCATCCAAGGCTATGGGTTGGGATACAGAGGAATGCGCGAGGTTTTGTCGAGAAGGTATTATTGGAGAAAGGCCTTCCAAGCAAATTGGAGTCCAAACCATTCGCGGAGGGGATATAGTGGGTGAACATACAGTGCTTTTTGCCGGTATTGGCGAGAGGATAGAGCTAACCCATAGGGCCTCTAGCCGCGATACCTTTGCAAAGGGTGCTGTAAGGGCTGCCATGTGGATAGTTGGCAAAGAACCAGGCATATATGATATGCATGATGTATTAGGGTTGAAATAG
- a CDS encoding fumarylacetoacetate hydrolase family protein, with the protein MKIVRFHIKENSTPKYGLHRGDYVRVIVADPFVGMIVGTSETYPLDEVTLLAPCVPSKIVCVGLNYRDHAKELGMELPEEPLIFLKPPSSVIGPYEEIVIPRQSQRVDHEAELAVVVGKRAKDVSPEEAMNYVLGFTCLNDVTARDLQKKDIQFTRSKSFDTFCPIGPWIETEFEPKNQGVRCRVNGQIKQDSTLSNLIHSPQSLLSFISSIMTLEPGDIIATGTPKGVSALKPGDEVTVEIEGIGELKNKVKEE; encoded by the coding sequence ATGAAGATAGTTAGATTCCATATCAAAGAAAATTCAACGCCAAAATATGGGTTACATCGCGGGGATTATGTCAGGGTGATCGTTGCTGATCCCTTTGTAGGTATGATAGTCGGGACCTCAGAAACTTATCCCCTGGATGAGGTCACCCTCCTTGCCCCTTGTGTTCCCTCAAAGATTGTTTGCGTAGGCCTAAATTATAGGGATCATGCCAAAGAGCTGGGTATGGAACTACCAGAAGAACCCCTTATTTTTCTTAAACCCCCTTCGTCGGTAATTGGCCCTTACGAAGAGATAGTGATTCCACGTCAGTCCCAAAGGGTCGATCACGAGGCAGAGCTTGCAGTGGTAGTAGGCAAAAGGGCAAAAGACGTAAGTCCAGAAGAGGCAATGAATTATGTCTTGGGATTTACGTGCCTAAATGATGTTACAGCGAGAGATTTGCAAAAAAAAGATATACAGTTTACGCGTTCAAAGAGTTTCGATACATTTTGTCCTATTGGTCCATGGATTGAAACTGAATTTGAGCCCAAAAATCAAGGGGTTCGCTGTCGAGTAAACGGCCAGATCAAGCAGGATTCCACACTTTCTAACCTAATTCATTCTCCACAAAGCTTATTAAGCTTTATTTCCTCAATTATGACCTTAGAACCCGGAGATATTATTGCAACTGGGACACCAAAGGGAGTTTCGGCACTAAAGCCAGGAGATGAAGTAACTGTAGAGATAGAGGGAATCGGAGAGTTAAAAAACAAGGTAAAAGAGGAGTAG
- the folK gene encoding 2-amino-4-hydroxy-6-hydroxymethyldihydropteridine diphosphokinase, which produces MGRTHLCYLGLGSNLGDPKQNVLSAISRIGSLPLTDLSSHSRLYKTAPVGMDSLNWFVNAVCEIRTELGPRSLLELCLDLERAFGRDRARGKDRELDVDILYYSDCIIWEYDLKIPHPRLSQRAFVLVPWSEIAGGLVLRPWGKSITDLMKDIDLRGIEEIS; this is translated from the coding sequence ATGGGAAGGACTCATTTATGTTATCTTGGCCTAGGATCAAATCTTGGAGATCCAAAACAGAATGTGTTGTCTGCAATTTCAAGAATTGGAAGTCTCCCTCTAACAGATCTCTCTTCACACTCTAGACTCTATAAAACAGCACCAGTTGGAATGGATTCGCTCAACTGGTTTGTAAATGCTGTGTGTGAAATACGAACAGAGTTAGGGCCAAGGAGCTTGCTTGAGCTTTGTCTGGACCTTGAGAGGGCCTTCGGAAGGGACAGAGCACGGGGAAAAGACCGAGAATTAGATGTAGATATTCTGTATTATTCAGATTGTATAATTTGGGAGTATGATCTCAAGATTCCCCATCCAAGGCTTTCGCAAAGGGCATTTGTATTGGTGCCATGGTCCGAGATCGCTGGAGGCCTTGTTCTGAGGCCCTGGGGTAAAAGCATAACTGATCTTATGAAAGATATCGATTTAAGGGGCATTGAGGAGATTTCATGA
- a CDS encoding hsp70 family protein encodes MAGKSARYIIGIDLGTTNSAVGYVDLADASPEAIHIKSFEILQLVGEGHIGKRFTLPSFLYLPDEKERLSGTLSLPWDKTPKHITGEFARTRGLDLPGRMVSSAKSWLCHGGVERKAKILPWGVDDVVEKVSPVEASSAYLHHMRKAWNHVMDAPMEEQDVVLTVPASFDEVARELTLEAAKEAGLKNVTLLEEPLAAFYAWLSYNEDRIESLLKEGDLILVFDVGGGTTDFTLVRCNISQGKIQLERQAVGDHLLLGGDNIDLALTAKAEKALGKELKPLEWQGLLNQIRAIKERLLEDPNKESELVRIAGRGRGLVAGTLTAEIKRTEVLKDILEGFFPEIPFDEPLDTKKEAALREMGLPFESDPAVTRHLLRFIKIHGQGVLPNYVLFNGGALKPEPIREKLLNVISSWAGTKVKALTSESLDLAISRGAAYYGLSKLGLGLKVGGGIPRAYYIGVKGDKGESKKAVCVLERGTEEGSEVEVPRTFKAITNQPVSFKLYSSTTRKGDSIGAVVEAGELHELPPLVTVLRYGKKGAQKEIPVNVRATVTAIGTLELFCVSSQSPHRWRLQFDLRAQEKARAKTMPQENVIEGVRVKQKQSTQEEALSPADKKAIEEAERVLKEFFDGSKKGMSLTKVLQDLIGMEKNLWTLPLLRAITDILLKLEKKRALSPSLEAQWFNLTGYTLRPGIGDSVDPWRIKSIWPIWFKGLYFPNELSDRLQWWIFWRRVSAGLTPGQQEQIFGQISKVLFSKTKGKRGKRGPKTPKLSNEEKKEILFLVGALEKIGPQNKVNVGELILEELAKKKIIRPQDPHVKAKIWLLGKIGARSLFYGPQERTVSPNIVSRWLKRLRTFNIEPSQSFFRAMVSMARFTGDRARDLTREDREDTRLWLQALGANDELTRPIVELVPLEEEDRSYSFGEELPLGLVLED; translated from the coding sequence CGATACATAATAGGAATAGATCTAGGGACAACCAATTCTGCTGTAGGCTATGTTGATCTTGCAGATGCAAGCCCAGAGGCCATTCACATAAAAAGTTTCGAGATCCTACAACTTGTAGGTGAAGGCCATATAGGCAAAAGATTCACACTGCCGTCTTTCTTGTACTTGCCTGATGAAAAAGAAAGGTTGTCAGGCACACTTTCCCTCCCCTGGGACAAGACCCCCAAACATATCACTGGTGAGTTTGCAAGGACCCGCGGACTCGACCTTCCTGGTCGCATGGTGTCATCTGCAAAAAGTTGGTTATGTCACGGAGGAGTTGAGCGCAAAGCAAAAATACTACCGTGGGGGGTAGACGATGTAGTAGAAAAGGTATCGCCAGTTGAGGCATCAAGTGCCTACCTTCATCACATGCGCAAGGCATGGAACCACGTAATGGATGCACCTATGGAGGAGCAGGACGTGGTTCTAACAGTTCCAGCCTCGTTTGATGAAGTGGCAAGAGAGCTGACTCTAGAAGCAGCCAAAGAGGCTGGATTAAAGAACGTCACACTTTTGGAAGAACCTCTGGCAGCTTTCTATGCCTGGCTGTCCTACAACGAAGATCGCATTGAATCCCTATTAAAAGAGGGAGATCTCATACTGGTCTTTGATGTTGGCGGTGGTACAACGGACTTCACTCTAGTCCGTTGTAATATTTCACAGGGTAAAATTCAGCTTGAACGTCAAGCTGTAGGTGATCATCTCCTCTTAGGAGGTGACAACATTGATCTTGCCCTCACTGCCAAGGCTGAAAAGGCACTTGGTAAAGAGCTGAAACCCTTAGAATGGCAGGGCCTCCTCAATCAAATCCGAGCCATTAAGGAACGATTACTAGAAGATCCCAATAAAGAGTCAGAGTTGGTGAGGATTGCTGGGCGTGGAAGGGGCCTGGTTGCTGGAACCTTAACCGCTGAAATTAAGAGGACAGAGGTTTTAAAAGATATACTCGAAGGCTTTTTCCCAGAAATACCCTTTGACGAACCATTGGATACAAAGAAAGAGGCTGCCCTCAGAGAAATGGGGCTCCCTTTTGAGAGTGACCCTGCAGTCACTCGACACCTTCTTAGATTCATAAAGATCCATGGCCAAGGAGTGCTTCCCAACTATGTCTTATTCAACGGTGGTGCACTCAAACCAGAACCAATCAGGGAAAAACTACTTAATGTGATTTCTTCTTGGGCTGGGACTAAAGTTAAGGCCCTAACAAGTGAATCTTTAGACCTTGCCATCAGTAGGGGGGCTGCCTATTACGGCCTTTCAAAATTGGGGCTTGGACTAAAAGTTGGCGGGGGGATTCCACGGGCATATTACATTGGGGTTAAAGGGGATAAAGGAGAATCAAAAAAGGCTGTTTGCGTACTAGAGCGTGGGACTGAAGAGGGGAGCGAAGTAGAGGTACCCCGAACTTTTAAGGCCATTACAAATCAGCCAGTCTCCTTTAAACTTTACAGTTCCACCACTAGGAAGGGGGATTCAATAGGAGCAGTGGTAGAGGCTGGTGAACTCCACGAGCTTCCCCCACTAGTTACTGTATTAAGATATGGGAAGAAAGGAGCCCAAAAAGAGATACCAGTCAATGTAAGAGCGACTGTTACAGCTATAGGCACCTTGGAACTGTTTTGTGTGTCATCTCAAAGTCCACATCGATGGAGACTCCAGTTTGATCTGAGGGCACAGGAAAAGGCCAGAGCCAAAACCATGCCCCAAGAAAATGTTATAGAGGGAGTAAGAGTAAAGCAAAAACAGTCAACCCAAGAAGAGGCTCTCTCACCTGCAGACAAAAAGGCAATAGAAGAGGCAGAAAGAGTCTTAAAAGAATTTTTTGACGGTTCTAAAAAAGGTATGTCCCTAACAAAGGTCCTCCAGGATTTAATAGGGATGGAAAAGAATCTTTGGACGCTCCCTTTGCTTAGGGCCATTACCGACATACTTTTAAAACTTGAAAAAAAGAGGGCACTCAGTCCCTCGCTCGAAGCTCAGTGGTTTAATTTAACAGGTTATACCTTGAGACCTGGGATTGGAGACTCCGTGGATCCATGGCGAATCAAATCTATTTGGCCTATCTGGTTTAAAGGACTTTATTTCCCAAATGAATTGTCAGACCGGCTACAGTGGTGGATCTTTTGGAGAAGGGTCTCTGCAGGATTAACTCCTGGTCAACAGGAACAGATCTTCGGGCAGATTTCTAAGGTACTTTTTTCAAAGACCAAGGGGAAAAGGGGAAAGAGGGGACCTAAGACACCAAAGCTTTCAAATGAAGAGAAAAAGGAAATTTTGTTCCTAGTAGGGGCCCTGGAAAAAATTGGCCCACAAAACAAAGTCAATGTAGGAGAACTTATCCTTGAAGAACTTGCCAAGAAAAAGATAATTAGACCACAAGATCCCCATGTCAAAGCAAAAATCTGGCTCCTTGGAAAGATTGGGGCGAGATCACTATTTTATGGCCCACAGGAACGTACGGTTTCACCAAACATTGTCTCAAGGTGGCTCAAAAGACTTAGGACCTTTAATATCGAACCCTCACAGTCCTTTTTCAGAGCAATGGTCTCCATGGCCAGATTTACAGGAGACAGAGCACGAGACCTCACAAGAGAAGACAGGGAAGATACACGCCTGTGGCTACAGGCTCTTGGGGCAAATGATGAGTTGACGCGACCAATCGTAGAACTAGTTCCCCTTGAAGAAGAAGATAGATCTTACTCTTTTGGTGAAGAATTACCCCTAGGACTGGTCCTCGAAGACTAA
- a CDS encoding DUF3592 domain-containing protein, with protein sequence MAYKIFSFLFLAVGIWAIMDGSIRALEGIKAKSWPIAKGRILISRYEQWRTTKDVRVAGLCIDIQYLYQVGDKIFEGNRLNTGWRCFGNQRHIEDVLKKYPSGKEVTVRYNPDDPEQSLLEPGIDWTCFFLWGIGLISISVGLPLFRRSIRR encoded by the coding sequence ATGGCATATAAGATCTTTTCATTTTTATTTTTAGCTGTGGGAATTTGGGCCATTATGGATGGAAGCATTCGAGCATTAGAGGGCATTAAGGCAAAATCGTGGCCTATTGCGAAGGGGAGAATTCTCATATCACGATATGAACAATGGCGGACCACAAAAGACGTTCGTGTTGCAGGACTTTGTATAGATATTCAGTACCTCTACCAAGTTGGAGATAAAATCTTTGAAGGCAATAGACTAAATACGGGATGGAGATGTTTTGGAAACCAAAGGCACATTGAAGATGTGTTAAAAAAATATCCCTCGGGAAAGGAAGTAACTGTTAGATACAACCCAGATGATCCTGAGCAGTCACTACTTGAACCTGGTATTGATTGGACGTGTTTTTTTCTTTGGGGAATCGGTTTAATATCTATATCAGTTGGATTGCCTCTCTTTCGGCGCTCAATCAGACGCTAA
- the dapA gene encoding 4-hydroxy-tetrahydrodipicolinate synthase, with translation MSCAKRSCKTGAKKSNSKGKKEIKGAIVAIVTPFKDGEIDEKAYRELIDWHIKSGTHAIVPVGTTGESATLSHDEHKRVIEICIDQVKGRVPVIAGAGSNNTEESLDLARFAKKAGADAILMVTPYYNKPTQEGLYQHYKTVAEEVKIPIILYNVPGRTSVNLLPSTVARLSKLKYIVGIKEASGNLKQVSEVIKLCGSKFIVLSGDDPTSYATMALGAKGVISVTSNVMPKEMARMMDACLAGEWEKAKKLHYKLFDMFNALFIETNPVPAKQALYLMGKIESPEVRLPLAPMQEENVEKLKAVLSQYKLI, from the coding sequence ATGAGCTGTGCCAAACGTAGTTGTAAAACAGGGGCCAAAAAGTCTAATTCCAAAGGGAAAAAGGAGATAAAGGGGGCAATAGTAGCCATTGTTACTCCATTTAAGGATGGCGAGATTGATGAAAAGGCATATAGGGAACTGATAGACTGGCATATAAAAAGTGGTACTCATGCCATTGTACCAGTTGGAACCACAGGTGAGTCTGCCACTCTAAGTCATGATGAACATAAACGTGTTATTGAAATATGCATTGACCAGGTGAAGGGGAGAGTGCCAGTAATAGCGGGTGCAGGTTCAAACAATACTGAGGAATCCCTTGATCTTGCAAGATTTGCTAAGAAGGCTGGGGCAGATGCCATCCTTATGGTAACCCCATATTATAACAAGCCCACTCAAGAGGGCCTCTATCAACACTACAAGACCGTAGCAGAAGAGGTGAAAATACCAATAATTCTCTACAATGTTCCTGGCAGGACAAGCGTAAACCTTTTACCTTCAACGGTTGCTCGTCTGTCAAAGTTGAAATACATTGTGGGCATAAAGGAGGCCAGTGGAAATCTAAAGCAGGTCTCTGAAGTCATAAAGCTCTGCGGCTCCAAATTTATAGTCCTTTCAGGAGATGATCCAACAAGTTATGCAACAATGGCTCTTGGGGCCAAAGGAGTCATATCAGTGACTTCTAACGTAATGCCAAAGGAAATGGCACGTATGATGGATGCATGCCTTGCTGGAGAGTGGGAGAAGGCCAAAAAACTTCACTATAAACTCTTTGACATGTTTAACGCCCTTTTTATCGAAACGAATCCCGTACCAGCAAAACAGGCCCTGTATCTCATGGGCAAGATAGAGAGCCCTGAAGTAAGGCTTCCCCTTGCCCCCATGCAGGAAGAGAACGTGGAGAAGTTAAAAGCAGTTTTGAGTCAGTATAAGCTTATATAA
- a CDS encoding YHS domain-containing protein: MRLILFLALLFLCYYAVKILSSQLTSKRKEADYYGKNGTTASSDALVDELVKDPICGVYIPKKDAIVLKLKGKYYYFCSHTCKDAFLSSLKKSPN; this comes from the coding sequence ATGAGGCTAATCTTATTTCTGGCGCTTTTATTTCTGTGTTACTATGCTGTTAAAATTCTTTCGTCTCAGTTAACTTCTAAAAGAAAAGAAGCTGATTATTATGGTAAAAATGGTACAACTGCTAGCAGTGATGCCCTCGTTGATGAACTTGTGAAAGATCCAATCTGTGGAGTATATATCCCCAAAAAAGATGCTATTGTTTTGAAATTAAAAGGGAAATACTATTATTTTTGCAGTCATACCTGTAAAGACGCCTTCCTCTCTTCGTTAAAAAAATCACCAAACTAG
- a CDS encoding LL-diaminopimelate aminotransferase encodes MEFTQSDRLKKLPPYLFVELDRKKNEAIKRGVDVIDLGIGDPDIPTPAFIVEKMMEAVKNPSYHRYPSSNGMQSFREAAATFVKRRFGLDLDPDTEITAIIGSKEAIFHFPMAFLNPGDVVLVPTPGYPVYHIGTLFAGGQTYYLPLYEENGFLPDLDSIPQDILERAKILWLNYPNNPTAALATPEFFERVVSFAKQHKIIVCHDAAYSEMTFDGYKAPSFLETPGAMDVGLEFHSLSKTYNMTGWRIGFAVGNQELIRGLKTVKSNADSGQFEAIQAAAATALMSDQSCVEEMRKIYEERRNALVESLKGVGLNPPMPKATFYLWLKVPNGHTSQSFASLLLDEAGIVCTPGNGFGDPGEGFVRMALTVSKERMKEVGDRLRKVL; translated from the coding sequence ATGGAATTTACGCAATCAGATAGGCTAAAAAAACTTCCACCATATCTTTTTGTAGAACTGGATAGAAAAAAGAATGAGGCAATTAAGCGGGGCGTAGACGTTATTGATTTGGGCATTGGAGATCCTGATATCCCAACGCCTGCATTTATTGTGGAAAAGATGATGGAGGCCGTCAAAAATCCATCTTATCATAGATATCCCTCTTCTAATGGAATGCAGTCCTTTAGAGAGGCTGCAGCCACTTTTGTAAAAAGGCGCTTCGGTCTTGATCTAGATCCTGATACAGAGATTACTGCCATTATTGGTTCAAAGGAGGCCATATTTCACTTCCCTATGGCATTTTTAAATCCTGGGGATGTGGTCCTCGTCCCGACTCCTGGCTATCCTGTTTATCATATAGGGACATTATTTGCAGGAGGACAGACCTACTATCTACCTCTTTATGAAGAAAATGGATTTTTGCCTGATCTTGATTCCATTCCACAAGACATCCTCGAACGTGCCAAGATACTTTGGCTAAATTATCCCAACAACCCAACAGCAGCTCTGGCAACTCCAGAGTTCTTTGAGAGGGTGGTTTCCTTTGCCAAGCAACACAAGATAATAGTCTGTCATGATGCCGCCTATTCAGAGATGACCTTTGATGGATACAAGGCCCCGAGTTTTCTTGAGACACCAGGGGCAATGGATGTTGGTTTAGAGTTTCACTCTCTCTCTAAGACATACAACATGACTGGTTGGAGGATAGGTTTCGCTGTTGGAAATCAAGAGCTCATTAGAGGGCTTAAAACCGTTAAATCCAATGCTGATTCAGGTCAGTTTGAGGCTATTCAAGCTGCAGCAGCAACTGCTCTTATGAGTGATCAGTCCTGTGTGGAGGAAATGAGGAAGATTTATGAGGAGAGGCGAAACGCGCTTGTGGAATCACTTAAAGGTGTTGGACTGAACCCACCCATGCCAAAGGCTACGTTTTATTTATGGTTGAAAGTGCCAAATGGTCATACTTCTCAGTCCTTTGCATCTCTGTTATTAGATGAAGCGGGTATAGTTTGCACTCCAGGAAATGGTTTTGGAGATCCTGGAGAGGGATTTGTGCGCATGGCCCTTACGGTTTCAAAGGAACGCATGAAAGAGGTGGGAGACAGGTTACGTAAGGTTCTCTGA